A single window of Nicotiana sylvestris chromosome 5, ASM39365v2, whole genome shotgun sequence DNA harbors:
- the LOC104216138 gene encoding uncharacterized protein At4g19900 isoform X2, producing MLRNLRTRRRPLYGAHICALAAAILLLLSVSLLYSRLNFFLQPNNHHPHPLSYDTISLNNPLVDDLADADYRSSDDRIDELDVADNSNNNNDDELLLSNESEEDDEELINQYPRVSSTYFYDQRHGVVRRAFNKRSIEEWEDYVNFESRMKVGLGFKSDESKAAFGSDDFPVDVQMRMKLSEIKSVEDALLLKGSPLREGWGEWFEKKSDFLRRDRMFKSNLEALNPNNNPMLQDPDGAGITGLTRGDKIVLKGLMNELKKVPFLVKKPLSVSELRKSELVSDALDLQKMAGLAKNDAFESKELKFNTELVKTNDAYVNKGKRAERRALNDNARIGKRAVHVHDTDEDLATRSNKGIHNGNRKAVEGETEVSGQVYADGKRWGYFPGLQPRLSFANFMDSFFRKAKCTMRFFMVWNSPAWMFTTRYHRGLESVLNHHPDACVVVFSETIELNFFSGFVKDGFKVAVVMPNLDELLQDTPTHVFASVWYEWKQTKHYPLHYSELVRLAALYKKAETGTFCTTMQLMDG from the exons ATGCTTCGGAACCTCCGAACGCGGCGGCGTCCGCTTTACGGCGCTCACATTTGCGCCTTAGCCGCCGCGATTCTCCTCCTGCTTTCGGTTTCGCTCCTCTACAGTCGCCTCAACTTCTTCCTCCAACCTAACAATCACCACCCGCACCCCCTCTCATACGACACCATTTCACTGAACAATCCTCTCGTCGACGATTTAGCCGACGCTGATTACCGCTCATCTGACGACCGCATCGACGAGCTCGACGTTGCtgacaatagcaacaacaataacGATGATGAGCTCCTCTTATCCAACGAATCCGAAGAGGACGACGAAGAACTCATCAACCAGTATCCTAGGGTTTCCTCTACGTATTTCTACGACCAGAGGCACGGAGTTGTACGGAGAGCGTTTAACAAACGATCGATTGAGGAATGGGAGGATTACGTTAATTTCGAATCGAGGATGAAGGTAGGATTAGGGTTTAAGAGTGATGAATCTAAGGCCGCGTTTGGATCTGATGATTTTCCAGTAGATGTGCAAATGAGAATGAAATTGAGTGAGATTAAGAGTGTTGAAGATGCTTTGTTACTAAAAGGATCACCTTTGAGGGAAGGGTGGGGTGAGTGGTTTGAAAAGAAGAGTGATTTTTTGAGGCGAGACCGGATGTTCAAGTCGAATTTGGAGGCGTTAAATCCAAATAATAATCCCATGTTGCAGGATCCTGATGGAGCTGGGATTACTGGATTGACTAGAGGGGATAAAATTGTATTGAAAGGGTTGATGAATGAGCTTAAGAAAGTTCCATTTCTGGTGAAAAAGCCACTTTCGGTTTCTGAATTGAGAAAATCTGAACTGGTTAGTGATGCTTTGGATTTGCAGAAGATGGCGGGGCTGGCCAAAAATGATGCCTTCGAGTCCAAAGAGTTGAAGTTCAATACTGAATTGGTGAAAACTAATGATGCGTATGTGAATAAAGGGAAGAGAGCGGAGCGTAGAGCATTAAATGATAATGCTAGAATTGGAAAAAGAGCTGTACATGTTCATGATACTGATGAAGATTTAGCTACTAGGAGTAACAAAGGGATACACAATGGTAATAGGAAAGCTGTGGAAGGTGAGACTGAAGTTTCTGGGCAAGTCTATGCTGATGGAAAGAGATGGGGTTACTTTCCGGGTTTGCAACCCCGGTTGTCTTTTGCTAATTTTATGGATTCCTTTTTTAGGAAAGCAAAATGTACTATGAGATTTTTCATGGTGTGGAATTCTCCTGCATGGATGTTTACCACTCGGTATCATAGGGGACTTGAGAGCGTACTTAACCATCACCCGGATGCCTGTGTGGTGGTTTTCTCTGAGACAATAGAACTTAACTTCTTTAGTGGTTTTGTGAAGGATGG CTTCAAAGTGGCTGTTGTGATGCCCAATCTTGATGAGCTCCTACAAGATACACCAACACATGTATTTGCTTCTGTCTGGTACGAGTGGAAGCAGACAAAACATTATCCTTTACATTACAGTGAACTTGTCAGGCTGGCAGCTCTATACAA
- the LOC138868280 gene encoding uncharacterized protein → MKFQERPSKGSSGKLKLIDIPTSPAIEEYESIIIIESTPSVIEVGQVYQDKQTIASAMKHYYVMNKFQCRVKRSSARSYWLVCVGKNCTWHFKATSINDSAMFKVRKFISLHTCCLMDSTFIQRKPTAMAVGSMVIQKYADPKAIYTPKDIQTDMLSEHGVNLTYMQAWRAKEKALEFLRGHPADSCSKLPSYLYILEKTYPGSVVKLKKADDNCFLYAFVAIYTSISSWEYCRPVVVVDGTFIKPINCFLPHNVGTILLLAYAVVDSENDASWKWFFEQFKHAYGERPNIYVVSDRNEIILKATSIVYPNMPHYSFMWHIWTNIRAKFKKGHLKLSELYFATTRSYTLDEFNERMSKIDVTPPIFIYTP, encoded by the exons ATGAAATTTCAAGAGAGGCCAAGTAAAG GTTCATCTGGAAAACTAAAGTTAATTGATATTCCAACATCTCCGGCGATAGAGGaatatgaaagtataataataatagaaaGTACACCAAGTGTTATTGAAGTAGGCCAAGTATACCAAGACAAGCAAACAATTGCAAGTGCAATGAAACACTATTATGTCATGAACAAATTCCAATGTAGGGTGAAAAGATCTAGTGCTAGAAG cTACTGGCTGGTATGTGTTGGTAAAAATTGTACATGGCACTTCAAGGCAACTAGCATaaatgattctgcaatgttcaagGTTAGAAAATTCATCAGCTTGCACACATGCTGTTTGATGGACAGTACATTCATACAACGCAAACCTACTGCCATGGCAGTTGGTAGCATGGTTATTCAAAAATATGCTGATCCTAAGGCAATTTACACACCAAAAGACATACAAACTGATATGTTGTCTGAACACGGCGTGAACTTAACATACATGCAAGcttggagagcaaaggaaaaggcTTTGGAGTTTTTGAGAGGTCATCCTGCTGACTCCTGCAGCAAATTGCCTAGTTATTTGTATATTCTGGAGAAGACTTATCCAGGGTCTGTAGTTAAATTGAAGAAGGCAGATGATAACTGCTTCTTGTATGCATTTGTTGCGATTTATACGTCAATCAGTAGTTGGGAATATTGTAGGCCAGTTGTAGTAGTTGATGGGACTTTCATTAAA CCAATTAATTGCTTTTTGCCACATAATGTAGGTACCATATTACTATTGGCATATGCTGTTGTTGATTCAGAAAATGACGCATCATGGAAGTGGTTTTTTGAGCAATTCAAACATGCATATGGTGAAAGACCAAATATATATGTTGTTTCGGATCGCAATGAGATTATCTTGAAGGCAACATCTATtgtttatcccaacatgccacaTTATTCTTTCATGtggcatatttggacaaatataaggGCAAAGTTCAAGAAAGGTCATCTAAAGTTAAGCGAATTGTACTTTGCCACGACACGATCATACACGcttgatgaatttaatgaaaggatgtcaaagattgatgtcacacctcctattttcatctacaccccgtaa
- the LOC104216138 gene encoding uncharacterized protein At4g19900 isoform X3: MLRNLRTRRRPLYGAHICALAAAILLLLSVSLLYSRLNFFLQPNNHHPHPLSYDTISLNNPLVDDLADADYRSSDDRIDELDVADNSNNNNDDELLLSNESEEDDEELINQYPRVSSTYFYDQRHGVVRRAFNKRSIEEWEDYVNFESRMKVGLGFKSDESKAAFGSDDFPVDVQMRMKLSEIKSVEDALLLKGSPLREGWGEWFEKKSDFLRRDRMFKSNLEALNPNNNPMLQDPDGAGITGLTRGDKIVLKGLMNELKKVPFLVKKPLSVSELRKSELVSDALDLQKMAGLAKNDAFESKELKFNTELVKTNDAYVNKGKRAERRALNDNARIGKRAVHVHDTDEDLATRSNKGIHNGNRKAVEGETEVSGQVYADGKRWGYFPGLQPRLSFANFMDSFFRKAKCTMRFFMVWNSPAWMFTTRYHRGLESVLNHHPDACVVVFSETIELNFFSGFVKDGFKVAVVMPNLDELLQDTPTHVFASVWYEWKQTKHYPLHYSELVRLAALYNNKKGCS; this comes from the exons ATGCTTCGGAACCTCCGAACGCGGCGGCGTCCGCTTTACGGCGCTCACATTTGCGCCTTAGCCGCCGCGATTCTCCTCCTGCTTTCGGTTTCGCTCCTCTACAGTCGCCTCAACTTCTTCCTCCAACCTAACAATCACCACCCGCACCCCCTCTCATACGACACCATTTCACTGAACAATCCTCTCGTCGACGATTTAGCCGACGCTGATTACCGCTCATCTGACGACCGCATCGACGAGCTCGACGTTGCtgacaatagcaacaacaataacGATGATGAGCTCCTCTTATCCAACGAATCCGAAGAGGACGACGAAGAACTCATCAACCAGTATCCTAGGGTTTCCTCTACGTATTTCTACGACCAGAGGCACGGAGTTGTACGGAGAGCGTTTAACAAACGATCGATTGAGGAATGGGAGGATTACGTTAATTTCGAATCGAGGATGAAGGTAGGATTAGGGTTTAAGAGTGATGAATCTAAGGCCGCGTTTGGATCTGATGATTTTCCAGTAGATGTGCAAATGAGAATGAAATTGAGTGAGATTAAGAGTGTTGAAGATGCTTTGTTACTAAAAGGATCACCTTTGAGGGAAGGGTGGGGTGAGTGGTTTGAAAAGAAGAGTGATTTTTTGAGGCGAGACCGGATGTTCAAGTCGAATTTGGAGGCGTTAAATCCAAATAATAATCCCATGTTGCAGGATCCTGATGGAGCTGGGATTACTGGATTGACTAGAGGGGATAAAATTGTATTGAAAGGGTTGATGAATGAGCTTAAGAAAGTTCCATTTCTGGTGAAAAAGCCACTTTCGGTTTCTGAATTGAGAAAATCTGAACTGGTTAGTGATGCTTTGGATTTGCAGAAGATGGCGGGGCTGGCCAAAAATGATGCCTTCGAGTCCAAAGAGTTGAAGTTCAATACTGAATTGGTGAAAACTAATGATGCGTATGTGAATAAAGGGAAGAGAGCGGAGCGTAGAGCATTAAATGATAATGCTAGAATTGGAAAAAGAGCTGTACATGTTCATGATACTGATGAAGATTTAGCTACTAGGAGTAACAAAGGGATACACAATGGTAATAGGAAAGCTGTGGAAGGTGAGACTGAAGTTTCTGGGCAAGTCTATGCTGATGGAAAGAGATGGGGTTACTTTCCGGGTTTGCAACCCCGGTTGTCTTTTGCTAATTTTATGGATTCCTTTTTTAGGAAAGCAAAATGTACTATGAGATTTTTCATGGTGTGGAATTCTCCTGCATGGATGTTTACCACTCGGTATCATAGGGGACTTGAGAGCGTACTTAACCATCACCCGGATGCCTGTGTGGTGGTTTTCTCTGAGACAATAGAACTTAACTTCTTTAGTGGTTTTGTGAAGGATGG CTTCAAAGTGGCTGTTGTGATGCCCAATCTTGATGAGCTCCTACAAGATACACCAACACATGTATTTGCTTCTGTCTGGTACGAGTGGAAGCAGACAAAACATTATCCTTTACATTACAGTGAACTTGTCAGGCTGGCAGCTCTATACAA
- the LOC104216138 gene encoding uncharacterized protein At4g19900 isoform X4: MLRNLRTRRRPLYGAHICALAAAILLLLSVSLLYSRLNFFLQPNNHHPHPLSYDTISLNNPLVDDLADADYRSSDDRIDELDVADNSNNNNDDELLLSNESEEDDEELINQYPRVSSTYFYDQRHGVVRRAFNKRSIEEWEDYVNFESRMKVGLGFKSDESKAAFGSDDFPVDVQMRMKLSEIKSVEDALLLKGSPLREGWGEWFEKKSDFLRRDRMFKSNLEALNPNNNPMLQDPDGAGITGLTRGDKIVLKGLMNELKKVPFLVKKPLSVSELRKSELVSDALDLQKMAGLAKNDAFESKELKFNTELVKTNDAYVNKGKRAERRALNDNARIGKRAVHVHDTDEDLATRSNKGIHNGNRKAVEGETEVSGQVYADGKRWGYFPGLQPRLSFANFMDSFFRKAKCTMRFFMVWNSPAWMFTTRYHRGLESVLNHHPDACVVVFSETIELNFFSGFVKDGFKVAVVMPNLDELLQDTPTHVFASVWYEWKQTKHYPLHYSELVRLAALYK, from the exons ATGCTTCGGAACCTCCGAACGCGGCGGCGTCCGCTTTACGGCGCTCACATTTGCGCCTTAGCCGCCGCGATTCTCCTCCTGCTTTCGGTTTCGCTCCTCTACAGTCGCCTCAACTTCTTCCTCCAACCTAACAATCACCACCCGCACCCCCTCTCATACGACACCATTTCACTGAACAATCCTCTCGTCGACGATTTAGCCGACGCTGATTACCGCTCATCTGACGACCGCATCGACGAGCTCGACGTTGCtgacaatagcaacaacaataacGATGATGAGCTCCTCTTATCCAACGAATCCGAAGAGGACGACGAAGAACTCATCAACCAGTATCCTAGGGTTTCCTCTACGTATTTCTACGACCAGAGGCACGGAGTTGTACGGAGAGCGTTTAACAAACGATCGATTGAGGAATGGGAGGATTACGTTAATTTCGAATCGAGGATGAAGGTAGGATTAGGGTTTAAGAGTGATGAATCTAAGGCCGCGTTTGGATCTGATGATTTTCCAGTAGATGTGCAAATGAGAATGAAATTGAGTGAGATTAAGAGTGTTGAAGATGCTTTGTTACTAAAAGGATCACCTTTGAGGGAAGGGTGGGGTGAGTGGTTTGAAAAGAAGAGTGATTTTTTGAGGCGAGACCGGATGTTCAAGTCGAATTTGGAGGCGTTAAATCCAAATAATAATCCCATGTTGCAGGATCCTGATGGAGCTGGGATTACTGGATTGACTAGAGGGGATAAAATTGTATTGAAAGGGTTGATGAATGAGCTTAAGAAAGTTCCATTTCTGGTGAAAAAGCCACTTTCGGTTTCTGAATTGAGAAAATCTGAACTGGTTAGTGATGCTTTGGATTTGCAGAAGATGGCGGGGCTGGCCAAAAATGATGCCTTCGAGTCCAAAGAGTTGAAGTTCAATACTGAATTGGTGAAAACTAATGATGCGTATGTGAATAAAGGGAAGAGAGCGGAGCGTAGAGCATTAAATGATAATGCTAGAATTGGAAAAAGAGCTGTACATGTTCATGATACTGATGAAGATTTAGCTACTAGGAGTAACAAAGGGATACACAATGGTAATAGGAAAGCTGTGGAAGGTGAGACTGAAGTTTCTGGGCAAGTCTATGCTGATGGAAAGAGATGGGGTTACTTTCCGGGTTTGCAACCCCGGTTGTCTTTTGCTAATTTTATGGATTCCTTTTTTAGGAAAGCAAAATGTACTATGAGATTTTTCATGGTGTGGAATTCTCCTGCATGGATGTTTACCACTCGGTATCATAGGGGACTTGAGAGCGTACTTAACCATCACCCGGATGCCTGTGTGGTGGTTTTCTCTGAGACAATAGAACTTAACTTCTTTAGTGGTTTTGTGAAGGATGG CTTCAAAGTGGCTGTTGTGATGCCCAATCTTGATGAGCTCCTACAAGATACACCAACACATGTATTTGCTTCTGTCTGGTACGAGTGGAAGCAGACAAAACATTATCCTTTACATTACAGTGAACTTGTCAGGCTGGCAGCTCTATACAAGTAA
- the LOC104216140 gene encoding protein MIZU-KUSSEI 1-like encodes MDQDSQSTPRASSSSSSSFSSKNTPPPPSIPQLSLVEPANSTKKKNRTRVFRVFRNVFRSFPIITPACKLPSLPGGRLPDSNSRIIPGSRITGTLFGYRKGRVSISIQENPRTLPTVVVELALQTNVLQKEMNLGMVRIALECEKRDKKEKINLLEEPLWSMYCNGKKTGYGVKREATEEDLNVMEILKPVSMGAGVLPGKSDVEGPDGEMTYMRAHFERVVKSKDAETLYMLSPDANDGPELSIFFVRI; translated from the exons ATGGATCAGGATTCACAATCAACGCCAAGAGCTAGCTCATCATCATCTTCGTCTTTTTCTTCAAAAAACACTCCACCTCCACCCTCAATTCCGCAATTATCCCTCGTTGAGCCAGCTAATTCTACCAAGAAAAAAAATCGAACTAGGGTTTTTCGTGTTTTTCGAAACGTTTTCCGATCGTTCCCCATTATTACACCTGCATGCAAGCTTCCTTCTCTCCCCGGCGGCCGATTACCGGACAGTAATAGCCGTATAATTCCAGGTTCAAGAATCACAGGAACGTTGTTTGGATATCGAAAAGGACGTGTTAGTATCTCTATTCAAGAAAACCCTAGAACTCTTCCTACAGTTGTTGTCGAGCTTGCTTTGCAGACCAATGTTTTGCAGAAGGAAATGAATCTTGGCATG GTTAGGATTGCTTTAGAATGCGAAAAAAGAGACAAAAAAGAGAAGATAAATCTTCTTGAAGAGCCATTATGGAGCATGTATTGTAATGGCAAAAAAACTGGCTATGGTGTGAAAAGAGAAGCTACAGAAGAAGATCTCAATGTGATGGAGATTCTCAAACCGGTTTCCATGGGCGCCGGCGTGTTGCCGGGAAAATCTGACGTGGAAGGACCGGACGGCGAGATGACGTATATGAGGGCACATTTTGAACGTGTGGTTAAATCAAAAGATGCTGAAACACTATACATGTTGAGCCCAGATGCAAATGATGGACCTGAATTGAGTATTTTCTTTGTAAGGATATGA
- the LOC104216139 gene encoding uncharacterized protein isoform X2, with the protein MLSTLKLQLPSPVLNTNSDQGVAGNLDSGRRFSIRLPQRQLASLSVQSENASSSEPLVTSHLNSTFGYSSSSAVQWTLTHRHIHILNFIACAAAISATWLFFSAIPTLLAFRRAAESLERLMDVTREELPDTMAAVRLSGMEISDLTMELSDLGQGLTQGVRSSIRAVRLAEERLRQFSSMAQSGSTSPNGDQDNRTSFS; encoded by the exons ATGTTGAGTACGCTCAAGTTGCAGCTACCGTCGCCGGTGCTTAACACAAATTCCGACCAAGGAGTCGCCGGGAACTTGGATTCCGGCCGGCGGTTTAGTATCCGATTGCCGCAACGACAATTGGCGTCTCTCTCCGTCCAATCGGAAAATGCTTCGTCATCTGAGCCGTTAGTTACCTCTCATCTGAATTCCACCTTTGGATATTCTTCTTCCTCGGCGGTTCAATGGACTCTAACTCATCGCCATATTCATATCCTCAATTTCATTGCCTGCGCT GCAGCAATATCTGCAACCTGGCTGtttttttctgcaattccaaccCTTCTG GCTTTTAGACGAGCTGCAGAGTCACTAGAGAGGCTAATGGATGTTACTAGAGAGGAGCTTCCTGACACTATGGCTGCAGTTCGACTCTCTGGTATGGAGATCAGTGACCTAACTATGGAGCTCAGTGACCTCGG CCAAGGATTAACACAAGGCGTTAGAAGCTCAATTCGAGCTGTCCGCTTGGCAGAGGAAAGATTGCGACAGTTTTCAAGCATGGCTCAATCAG GGTCTACTAGTCCCAACGGAGACCAGGACAACAGGACCAGCTTTAGCTAA
- the LOC104216139 gene encoding uncharacterized protein isoform X1 produces the protein MLSTLKLQLPSPVLNTNSDQGVAGNLDSGRRFSIRLPQRQLASLSVQSENASSSEPLVTSHLNSTFGYSSSSAVQWTLTHRHIHILNFIACAAAISATWLFFSAIPTLLAFRRAAESLERLMDVTREELPDTMAAVRLSGMEISDLTMELSDLGQGLTQGVRSSIRAVRLAEERLRQFSSMAQSANMQGLLVPTETRTTGPALAKKARDLREGIAKGRAALQMLFTLTWYSRMIVNFFASRAKA, from the exons ATGTTGAGTACGCTCAAGTTGCAGCTACCGTCGCCGGTGCTTAACACAAATTCCGACCAAGGAGTCGCCGGGAACTTGGATTCCGGCCGGCGGTTTAGTATCCGATTGCCGCAACGACAATTGGCGTCTCTCTCCGTCCAATCGGAAAATGCTTCGTCATCTGAGCCGTTAGTTACCTCTCATCTGAATTCCACCTTTGGATATTCTTCTTCCTCGGCGGTTCAATGGACTCTAACTCATCGCCATATTCATATCCTCAATTTCATTGCCTGCGCT GCAGCAATATCTGCAACCTGGCTGtttttttctgcaattccaaccCTTCTG GCTTTTAGACGAGCTGCAGAGTCACTAGAGAGGCTAATGGATGTTACTAGAGAGGAGCTTCCTGACACTATGGCTGCAGTTCGACTCTCTGGTATGGAGATCAGTGACCTAACTATGGAGCTCAGTGACCTCGG CCAAGGATTAACACAAGGCGTTAGAAGCTCAATTCGAGCTGTCCGCTTGGCAGAGGAAAGATTGCGACAGTTTTCAAGCATGGCTCAATCAG CAAACATGCAGGGTCTACTAGTCCCAACGGAGACCAGGACAACAGGACCAGCTTTAGCTAAAAAGGCGAGGGACCTAAGGGAGGGAATCGCTAAAGGTCGTGCTGCTCTACAAATGCTTTTCACCCTCACCTGGTATTCCAGGATGATTGTCAACTTCTTCGCGTCCAGGGCAAAGGCATAG